The Populus alba chromosome 6, ASM523922v2, whole genome shotgun sequence genome contains a region encoding:
- the LOC118046158 gene encoding F-box protein CPR1, which translates to MSSTSSAASTSSSTFTEMSANIPSDIISDILTRLPVKSLTRFKSVSKSMLAFLGNPEFVKQHLRRENLKNPNLVLKHESKLFYVEDEEWSKARRLPLPFSLCLEKVEISGSCNGLLCISDQQCNQDIFLLNPSTGVFKHLPFSGFDIAAVENSFTTMGFGYHQAEDDYKVIRCVYIYDKPFIDIDSYECEARVYSLKAGEWKDIGAIPYHLGYKAAIWLGNDFIIWKATIGLGRTGRYLIVSYDMSKEEFKEIPQPIVNHNDELHMEVSVLDGLVSTFYLSKHDEAHIWSMKEYGVTDSWELRFVIKLPWRVENYNYIFLKPLTILKNGEILIEAGEKARILHDPKKDSYRIINPIRGVPRRFLVTPIVGSLVSPLDYHQG; encoded by the coding sequence ATGAGTTCAACAAGTTCAGCAGCATCCACCAGCAGCTCTACATTCACTGAAATGTCAGCTAACATTCCTAGTGATATTATCTCTGATATTCTTACTAGACTGCCTGTCAAGTCTCTTACAAGATTCAAGAGTGTATCCAAGTCCATGCTTGCATTCCTTGGCAATCCAGAATTTGTTAAGCAGCATCTCAGAAGAGAAAATTTGAAGAACCCAAATCTTGTCCTGAAGCATGAGTCCAAGCTTTTCTACGTTGAAGATGAAGAATGGAGCAAAGCTAGAAGGCTGCCATTGCCCTTTTCACTGTGCTTAGAGAAAGTTGAAATTTCTGGTTCATGCAATGGCTTACTTTGCATTTCGGACCAACAATGCAATCAGGATATCTTTCTCTTGAATCCCTCTACTGGGGTTTTCAAACACCTTCCGTTCTCGGGTTTCGATATCGCCGCAGTTGAGAACTCTTTCACCACGATGGGGTTTGGTTATCATCAAGCAGAAGATGATTACAAGGTCATAaggtgtgtttatatatatgataaGCCTTTTATTGACATTGACTCTTATGAATGTGAGGCTAGAGTCTACTCTTTGAAAGCTGGTGAGTGGAAGGATATTGGAGCTATCCCGTACCATCTGGGCTATAAAGCTGCTATCTGGCTTGGCAATGATTTTATTATCTGGAAAGCAACTATCGGGCTCGGAAGAACGGGGAGGTATCTGATAGTTTCTTATGACATGAGCAAAGAAGAGTTCAAGGAGATTCCTCAGCCTATTGTGAATCATAATGATGAACTTCACATGGAGGTAAGTGTGTTAGATGGATTGGTATCAACCTTCTATCTTTCAAAACATGACGAGGCTCacatttggtccatgaaagagTATGGAGTGACGGATTCGTGGGAATTGCGGTTTGTGATTAAGCTGCCTTGGAGAGTTGAGAACTACAACTACATCTTTTTGAAGCCCCTGACTATTTTGAAGAATGGTGAAATCCTGATCGAGGCAGGTGAAAAGGCAAGAATTCTGCATGATCCTAAGAAGGATAGCTACAGAATCATCAATCCTATTCGTGGAGTTCCTCGAAGATTTTTAGTGACTCCTATTGTGGGAAGCCTGGTTTCACCTCTTGATTATCATCAGGGCTGA
- the LOC118046171 gene encoding uncharacterized protein, which produces MAEDLVLDTAIRDWVLIPLTVVMILIGILRYFVSKLMRSQQNPDAKVVREGQVVIRARNLRAGANFIPSKSFRARRAHFSNEENGLLHVPKGQGQNPQAQMFSDPNMAMDMMKKNLSMIIPQTLTFAWVNFFFSGFVAAKIPFPLTQRFRSMLQNGIDLSTVDVSYVSSRSWYFLNLFGLRGLFSLILGEENAMDDTQRMMQMSGFGMDPTKNLSAEKDGLDIIQHEWALPKFEQRAEAALKKLIS; this is translated from the exons ATGGCAGAAGATCTAGTGTTAGACACGGCTATAAGAGATTGGGTACTGATCCCATTAACAGTGGTGATGATTCTTATTGGGATTCTTCGTTACTTTGTTTCAAAGCTTATGCGATCTCAGCAAAACCCAGATGCTAAAGTTGTTAGAGAAGG GCAAGTTGTTATAAGAGCTAGGAACTTGCGAGCTGGAGCTAACTTTATACCTTCCAAGTCTTTTCGAGCACGAAGGGCTCATTTTAGCAATgag gaaAATGGATTATTGCATGTTCCTAAGGGCCAAGGTCAAAATCCACAAGCACAAATGTTCTCCGACCCAAATATGGCCATGGATATGATGAAGAAAAACCTTTCTATGATTATACCCCAG ACCCTTACCTTTGCATGGGTCAACTTTTTCTTCTCTGGATTTGTTGCAG CCAAGATACCGTTTCCACTGACTCAAAGATTCAGATCAATGTTGCAAAATGGGATTGATTTGAGCACCGTGGATGTTAGCTATGTCAGCAGTCGGTCATG GTATTTCCTTAATTTGTTTGGATTAAGGGGTTTATTTAGTCTCATTCTGGGTGAAGAAAATG CCATGGATGATACACAGCGTATGATGCAAATGAGTGGTTTTGGTATGGATCCAACAAAG AACTTGAGTGCTGAGAAAGACGGCCTTGACATAATTCAGCATGAATGGGCCCTACCAAAATTTGAGCAGCGTGCTGAAGCTGCGTTGAAAAAACTTATCAGCTGA
- the LOC118046170 gene encoding uncharacterized protein: MATVEVEAAPSVPETEVSKVTKTEETPTETAPPASEPVAEEPTEAAPADAPAAEPEAEPAVEVETKEVVEEPAKTEPEEVAAPAAEETPEDKPEETVAEETAAEETVVEETKEEAAPAPVEEEKPAEEEKPAETPAAETTTAEVPVETTE, translated from the exons ATGGCCACTGTTGAG GTTGAAGCTGCTCCATCAGTTCCTGAGACCGAGGTATCTAAGGTGACCAAGACCGAGGAGACACCAACAGAAACTGCACCACCTGCCTCTGAGCCAGTAGCTGAAGAGCCAACAGAAGCAGCACCCGCTGATGCTCCAGCCGCAGAACCTGAAGCTGAACCTGCTGTTGAGGTTGAAACCAAGGAGGTTGTAGAAGAACCAGCAAAAACTGAGCCTGAAGAGGTTGCAGCCCCAGCAGCAGAAGAAACTCCTGAGGACAAGCCTGAAGAGACTGTTGCTGAGGAGACTGCTGCTGAGGAGACTGTTGTCGAAGAGACTAAAGAGGAGGCAGCACCGGCTCCTGTTGAGGAAGAGAAgccagcagaagaagaaaagccaGCTGAGACACCAGCTGCAGAGACAACCACCGCAGAAGTTCCTGTGGAGACTACTGAGTGA